The Polaribacter tangerinus genome has a segment encoding these proteins:
- the tsaD gene encoding tRNA (adenosine(37)-N6)-threonylcarbamoyltransferase complex transferase subunit TsaD, with product MKSPVYILAIESSCDDTSAAVISNTTILSNVTANQEVHAKYGGVVPELASRAHQQNIVPVVEQALKNANIKKEELSAIAFTKGPGLMGSLLVGTSFAKSMALALNIPLLDINHMQAHILAHFISEENTKLPSFPFICLTISGGHTQIVKLTNYFEMEILGETIDDAVGEAFDKSAKILGLPYPGGPLIDKYAQLGNPKAYSFTKPKVGNLDFSFSGLKTGILYFIQKQERNNPNFIAENRNDICASIQHTIVEILMDKLKNAVKETGIKNIAIAGGVSANTEIRKRLSKAEKYWGWSTYIPKFEYTTDNAAMIAITGYLKYIQQDYASMNVTAKARLKVTD from the coding sequence ATGAAATCGCCCGTTTATATTTTAGCAATTGAGTCTTCTTGTGACGATACTAGTGCAGCCGTAATATCTAACACTACTATTTTAAGTAATGTTACTGCAAACCAAGAGGTACATGCAAAATACGGTGGTGTTGTTCCAGAGTTGGCTTCAAGAGCACATCAACAAAACATTGTACCTGTAGTTGAACAAGCCCTAAAAAATGCAAACATAAAAAAAGAAGAGCTTTCGGCAATTGCTTTTACAAAAGGACCAGGATTAATGGGTTCTTTACTGGTGGGCACTTCGTTTGCAAAATCTATGGCGTTGGCACTAAACATTCCGTTGTTAGACATTAATCATATGCAAGCTCACATTTTAGCGCATTTCATTTCAGAAGAAAACACAAAATTACCTTCATTTCCTTTTATTTGCCTCACAATAAGTGGTGGTCATACTCAAATAGTAAAACTTACCAATTATTTTGAAATGGAAATTCTTGGTGAAACTATTGATGATGCAGTAGGCGAGGCTTTCGATAAATCTGCTAAAATCTTAGGATTGCCTTATCCTGGTGGTCCTCTAATAGACAAATATGCACAATTAGGCAATCCTAAAGCGTACTCATTTACAAAACCAAAAGTTGGAAATTTAGATTTTAGCTTTAGTGGCTTAAAAACTGGTATTTTATATTTTATCCAAAAACAAGAGCGAAACAATCCGAATTTTATAGCCGAAAATAGAAACGATATCTGTGCTTCTATACAACATACAATTGTTGAGATTTTAATGGATAAATTAAAAAATGCTGTCAAAGAAACAGGTATCAAAAACATTGCAATTGCAGGTGGCGTTTCTGCAAATACAGAAATTAGAAAACGTCTTTCTAAAGCAGAAAAATATTGGGGTTGGTCTACTTATATTCCGAAATTTGAGTATACTACAGACAATGCGGCTATGATTGCCATTACAGGCTATCTAAAATACATTCAACAAGACTATGCGAGTATGAATGTAACTGCAAAAGCACGATTAAAGGTAACCGATTAA
- a CDS encoding SPFH domain-containing protein — MKVEKIFKPANGYLMLAIVLTLFFGSITFSIVKENPFFILISVASFMCLFGFILVNPNTSKVVLLFGKYVGTIKENGLYWANPFYKKKTISLRASNFDSERLKVNDKLGNPVMISTILVWRVTNTYKAAFDVDNYENFVRVQTDAAVRKLASMYPYDNFADEGHDEDITLRSSVNEVSEALEKEIDERLSIAGIEVLEARIGYLAYAQEIASAMLKRQQATAIVAARHKIVQGAVEMVEMALEELNKKQIVALDEERKAAMVSNLLVILCGDKEASPVVNTGTLNH; from the coding sequence ATGAAAGTCGAAAAAATTTTTAAACCAGCTAACGGATACCTAATGTTAGCAATTGTTCTTACCTTATTTTTTGGAAGTATTACTTTTTCTATTGTAAAAGAAAATCCATTTTTTATACTTATTTCTGTAGCAAGTTTTATGTGCCTATTTGGTTTTATCTTGGTAAATCCAAACACCTCGAAAGTTGTACTACTTTTTGGAAAATATGTTGGAACTATTAAAGAAAATGGATTGTATTGGGCGAACCCCTTCTATAAAAAGAAAACAATTTCTTTGAGAGCAAGTAACTTTGATAGTGAACGACTAAAAGTAAACGATAAATTAGGAAACCCTGTTATGATTTCTACCATTCTTGTTTGGCGTGTAACAAACACCTACAAGGCAGCATTTGATGTAGATAATTACGAAAACTTTGTACGTGTACAAACGGATGCTGCAGTAAGAAAACTAGCAAGTATGTATCCTTATGATAATTTTGCTGATGAAGGACATGATGAAGACATTACACTACGTTCTAGTGTAAACGAAGTTTCAGAAGCGTTAGAAAAAGAAATTGATGAACGATTGTCTATTGCAGGAATTGAAGTATTAGAGGCCAGAATTGGTTATTTAGCTTATGCACAAGAAATAGCTTCTGCCATGTTAAAAAGACAACAAGCAACTGCTATTGTAGCCGCAAGACATAAAATTGTTCAAGGTGCCGTAGAAATGGTAGAAATGGCTCTAGAAGAATTAAATAAAAAACAAATTGTTGCTTTAGATGAAGAACGAAAAGCAGCTATGGTTAGCAACTTATTGGTTATTTTATGTGGCGACAAAGAGGCTTCTCCAGTGGTAAATACGGGTACTTTAAATCATTAA
- a CDS encoding LTA synthase family protein, with product MKILKNSFLFSVYYFLSWTIYFVFARLFFLIFQLDKTLEIDFLTILKTFVYGIKLDFSFTAYVSIIPFLMVAFSAVTPIKYIKKIIQFYTFFLLVILNLLLLIDAGLYKPWGFRLDTSILAYIDTPELMIASVSKKMLFLGTFFFLLITYVSCKIFSKIIQKKIALISPKNKLQIPIFLLLTALLIFPLRGGLQTIPINQSNVYFSKNMFANHAAINYSWNFFNTLTHKTSSKNIYKTIEDKIANNSISNRNKLLKTSAIDSILKTDKPNVILIIWEGLTAKVVGVLDGEPTVTPNFNSYAKQGILFTNYFANGDRTDKGIPAILSGYYPLPTKRVMRMPNKTRKLPMLPQKMISEGYETSFYYGGDLNFGNMNTYLRNAGITNFVDGNSFSKKDWNDKWGVHDHVLINRFIKDFKEDNKKPFFKIALTLSSHEPFQFPDTYQFGRDTEDNLFRSSHFYTDKAIGKFLDFAVKQPWYKNTLIVIMADHGHGSPKHDGLFNGPKKFKIPMLWLGGALHKTGLEIDSYSSQVDFSYTLLDLLKINNSQFTFGNHLFNNSPKKYAYFNFNKGFGVVDKNNEFIFDFVSNKTILKKGPETALLDTLGRAISQRIYKDFLNR from the coding sequence ATGAAAATATTAAAAAACAGTTTTCTTTTTTCGGTATATTATTTTCTAAGCTGGACAATCTACTTTGTATTTGCTCGTTTATTTTTTTTAATTTTTCAGTTAGATAAAACCTTAGAAATAGATTTTTTAACTATTCTAAAAACTTTTGTATATGGTATAAAATTAGACTTTTCTTTTACTGCATATGTAAGTATAATTCCTTTTCTTATGGTTGCTTTTTCTGCTGTAACTCCAATTAAATACATCAAAAAAATAATACAATTTTATACTTTCTTTCTCTTAGTAATACTTAATTTATTATTATTAATAGATGCCGGTTTGTACAAACCATGGGGCTTTCGATTAGATACGAGTATACTTGCCTATATAGATACTCCCGAGTTAATGATAGCTTCTGTATCAAAAAAAATGCTTTTTCTTGGCACATTTTTTTTCCTATTAATTACTTATGTAAGTTGTAAAATATTCTCTAAAATTATTCAAAAAAAAATAGCTTTAATTAGTCCCAAAAACAAATTACAAATTCCAATATTTTTACTATTAACAGCGCTATTAATATTTCCCTTAAGAGGAGGTTTGCAAACAATACCAATAAACCAAAGCAATGTATATTTTTCTAAAAACATGTTTGCCAATCATGCTGCAATAAATTACTCTTGGAATTTTTTTAACACTCTTACCCATAAAACAAGTTCCAAAAACATTTACAAAACGATAGAGGATAAGATCGCTAACAATAGTATTTCTAATAGAAACAAACTACTAAAAACAAGTGCTATAGACAGCATTTTAAAAACAGATAAACCTAATGTTATACTTATTATTTGGGAAGGTTTAACAGCAAAAGTGGTAGGTGTATTAGACGGAGAACCCACAGTAACACCTAATTTTAATAGCTACGCAAAACAAGGAATTCTTTTTACCAATTATTTTGCAAACGGAGATAGAACAGATAAAGGAATTCCTGCTATTTTAAGCGGTTATTATCCATTACCTACAAAAAGGGTTATGAGGATGCCTAACAAAACTAGAAAATTACCAATGTTACCTCAAAAAATGATTTCTGAAGGTTACGAAACTTCGTTTTATTACGGTGGTGATTTAAATTTTGGCAACATGAATACCTATCTACGAAATGCCGGAATTACAAATTTTGTTGATGGAAACAGCTTTAGCAAAAAAGATTGGAACGACAAATGGGGTGTACACGATCATGTTCTTATAAATCGTTTTATAAAAGACTTTAAGGAAGATAACAAAAAGCCTTTCTTTAAAATAGCCCTTACACTAAGCAGTCATGAACCGTTTCAATTTCCCGACACGTATCAGTTTGGAAGAGATACCGAAGACAACTTATTTAGAAGCTCACACTTTTATACCGACAAAGCCATTGGTAAGTTCTTAGATTTCGCAGTAAAACAACCTTGGTACAAAAATACGCTTATTGTAATTATGGCAGATCACGGACATGGTTCTCCTAAACATGATGGATTATTTAATGGCCCAAAAAAATTTAAAATTCCAATGCTATGGTTAGGTGGTGCTTTGCATAAAACAGGACTAGAAATAGACTCTTATTCTAGTCAGGTAGATTTTTCTTACACCCTACTAGACTTACTAAAAATTAACAACTCTCAGTTTACTTTTGGAAATCATCTTTTTAATAACTCACCCAAAAAATATGCTTATTTTAATTTTAATAAAGGGTTTGGGGTTGTAGATAAAAACAACGAATTTATTTTTGATTTTGTAAGCAATAAAACAATCTTGAAAAAAGGACCTGAAACTGCACTGCTAGATACTTTAGGTAGAGCAATTTCTCAAAGAATTTACAAAGATTTTTTAAATCGATAA
- a CDS encoding S1/P1 nuclease: MKAYIILLVSLLTFSTTKHDKPFFWGQNGHRATGKIAESYLTRKAKRKIDKLLNGQSLAFVSTFGDEIKSDKKYREFSPLHYVNMNLDDTYETAEKNPKGDLVTGINKCIEVLKDANSAEQDKVFYLKMLVHFVGDLHQPMHIGQREDKGGNTIQVQWFGQGTNLHAVWDTKMIEAWNMSYLELADNAQYLSKRQKAAIENGSVVDWVNEVHQLTKKVYKSVTVGENLRYRYSYDYFGIVRQQLQKGGIRLAKILNDIYS, from the coding sequence ATGAAAGCTTACATTATTTTATTAGTATCTCTACTTACTTTCTCTACCACTAAACATGACAAACCCTTTTTTTGGGGTCAAAACGGACATAGAGCAACTGGTAAAATAGCAGAGTCTTATTTAACTAGAAAAGCGAAAAGAAAGATTGATAAGTTATTAAATGGACAAAGTTTAGCTTTTGTTTCTACTTTTGGAGATGAGATTAAATCGGACAAAAAATATCGTGAGTTTTCTCCACTTCATTATGTGAACATGAATTTGGATGATACTTACGAAACTGCAGAAAAAAATCCTAAAGGAGATCTAGTTACCGGAATAAATAAATGTATAGAAGTTCTAAAGGATGCTAATAGTGCTGAGCAAGACAAGGTTTTTTATTTAAAAATGTTGGTACATTTTGTAGGAGATTTACATCAACCAATGCACATTGGGCAGCGTGAAGATAAAGGTGGCAATACAATACAAGTTCAATGGTTTGGGCAAGGAACAAATTTACATGCAGTTTGGGATACCAAGATGATAGAGGCTTGGAATATGAGTTATTTAGAATTGGCAGATAATGCGCAATACTTATCTAAAAGACAAAAAGCTGCCATAGAAAACGGTTCTGTGGTAGATTGGGTAAATGAAGTTCATCAGTTAACAAAAAAAGTATACAAATCAGTTACAGTTGGCGAAAACCTCAGATATAGGTATTCTTACGATTATTTTGGAATTGTAAGACAACAATTACAAAAAGGAGGAATTCGTTTGGCTAAGATTTTAAATGACATTTATTCTTAA
- a CDS encoding DUF4177 domain-containing protein yields the protein MKEYKVVTLRLGLTKRNEKLEHLLNQYAREGWVLKEMPTNWNAIVLEREKNR from the coding sequence ATGAAAGAATACAAAGTAGTAACTCTAAGACTTGGACTTACCAAAAGGAATGAAAAACTAGAACACCTTTTAAATCAATATGCAAGAGAGGGATGGGTTTTAAAAGAAATGCCAACAAATTGGAACGCTATTGTTCTGGAGAGGGAGAAAAACAGATAG